GGCAGGCCCAGGATCGCGCGCGCGTGCAGCGCGAACTCGCTCAGTTCCTGCGAGACCAGGGTGACCAGACCGGTGTCGTGCGGCCGCGGCGACACCTCGCTGAACCACACCGCATCGCCCTTGACGAACAGTTCCACGCCGAACAGGCCCCAGCCGCCGAGGTCGTCGGTGACTGCGCGCGCGATGTCCTGCGCGCGCTGCAGCGCCAGCGCCGACATCGGCTGCGGCTGCCAGCTCTCGCGGTAGTCGCCGTCCTTCTGCCAGTGCCCGATCGGGTCGCAGAACGACGTGCCGCCGGCATGGCGCACGGTCAGCAGGGTGATCTCGTAGTCGAAGTCGATGAAGCCCTCGACGATGCAGCGGCCGGCGCCGGCGCGGCCGCCGGTCTGCGCGTATTCCCAGGCCGCGTCGATGTCCGCCTCGCTGCGCAGCGTGCTCTGGCCCTTGCCCGAGGACGACATCACCGGCTTGACCACGCACGGCAGGCCGACCGCGGCGATCGCGGCGCGGTATTCCTCCGGCGTGTCGACGAAGCGGTACGGCGAGGTCGGCAGGCCCAGCGTCTCGGCGGCCAGGCGGCGGATGCCTTCGCGGTCCATGGTCAGCCGCGCCGCGCGCGCGGTCGGGATCACCCGCTGGCCGTGGTCGCGCTCCAGCGCCACCAGCGTCTCGGTGTGGATCGCCTCGATCTCCGGCACGATCAGGTGCGGCTGCTCGCGCGCGATCAGCTCGCGCAGCGCCATCGCGTCGAGCATGTCCAGCACGTGCGAGCGGTGCGCGACCTGCATCGCCGGCGCATCGGCATAGCGGTCGGCGGCGATCACCTCCACGCCGAAGCGCTGCAGCTCGAGCGCCACTTCCTTGCCCAGTTCGCCCGAGCCCAGCAGCAGCACGCGGGTGGCGGAAGCGGACAGCGGGGTTCCCAGGGTGGTCATGGCGGCGGTGCCTGCACGGAAAGAGGGGCGCCATTCTAACGGCCCGGGGGGGCGCCCCATCGCACGCGGCACCCTCTTGCAAACCGATATCAAAGTGATATCTTTCCATCACACACTTGGGGGACACCGCCATGAAAGAACGCATGCTTCGCTCGCTACCCGGCATTCCGCTCCTGCTCGGCGTCCTGGCGCTGGCCGGGGTGGCGCTGTGGCTGTTCGTGGTCGGCATCATCAAGGACCCGGCCACCGGCGGGCCGACCTCGCTGCCGCTGGCGCTGCTGGCCCTGCTGCTCGGCGCCGCGGCCCTGCTCGGCCTGTGCGGCCTGTATACGGTGCAGCCGAACCAGGCCGCGGTGCTGAGCCTGTTCGGCAAGTACGTGGGCACGGTGAAGGACAACGGCCTGCGCTGGAACAACCCCTTCTATTCGAAGAAGAAGGTCAGCCAGCGCGTGCGCAACTTCGAGAGCGGCCGGCTCAAGGTCAACGAACTGGACGGCAGCCCGATCGAGATCGCCGCGGTAATCGTGTGGCAGGTGATCGATGCGTCCGAGGCGGTGTACAACGTCGACGACTACGAGAGCTTCGTGCACATCCAGTCCGAATCGGCGCTGCGCGCGATGGCCACCAGCTACCCCTACGACCAGCACGAGGACAGCCAGATCTCGCTGCGCAGCCATCCGGTCGAGATCAGCGAGCAGCTCAAGCGCCACCTCGACGAGCGCCTGACCCAGGCCGGCGTGGACGTGATCGAAGCGCGCATCAGCCACCTCGCCTACGCGCCGGAGATCGCCCAGGCGATGCTGCAGCGACAGCAGGCCAACGCGGTGATCGCCGCGCGCACGCGCATCGTCGCCGGCGCGGTGGGCATGGTCGAGATGGCGCTGGCCGAACTGCAGAAGAGCGGCGTGGTGCAGCTGGACGAGGAGCGCAAGGCGCACATGGTCAGCAACCTGCTGACCGTGCTGTGCTCGGACCGCGGCGCGCAGCCGATCGTCAACGCCGGGTCGCTGTACTGATGCACCAGTTGCATTCCTTTCGCGCGGCCGCCGCCGCGCGGACGCAATGGATCCCCGCATGAGCGAGAAGAAGGCCTATCCGCTGCGCATCAACGCCGACGTGCTGACGGCGGTGCAGCGCTGGGCCGACGACGAGCTGCGCAGCCTCAACGCGCAGATCGAATACGTGTTGCGCGACGCGCTGCGCAAGGCCGGCCGGCTGCCCAAGCCCGGCGAGGACAAGGAACCCACGCCATGAGCACACGCTGGAACTACCTCACCGTCGAAGTGAAGCCCACCTTCCTCGGCGGCCTGAACACCGAACTGATCCAGGCCGAACTGGACCGGCACGGCGCGCAGGGCTGGGAACTGGTCAACGTGATCAGCGCCGCGCCGCTGCTGCCGACCCTGCTGGTGTTCAAGAAGGCGAACTGACATGCGTGCGCAGCTGATCGCCGACACCGCGCAGTGGATCGGCGCGCAGCGATGATCGCCATGGACAGGACCTCCCGCACCACGCCTGCCGCCCGCGACTACCGCGTCGCCACGCCCGGGCGCCTGCCGCTGCTGGGCCTGTGGCTGCCGCTGCTGCTCGCCGCCGGCCTGGTCGTCGCCGCCGCGCTGGCCGACGCCGGCCGCGTGCACGGCGCGCATTGGATCGCCCCGGCGTTGCTGGCGGCGACCGGCGCGTTCCTGCATGCGTTCTACCTGCGGCGGGGCATCCGATTGCATGGGCGCTGCCTGCTGGTCCGCTCCAGCATGTTCACGTCCCGCACCGACATCGCGGCGATCGACCTGGCGCGCGCGCGCGTGGTGGACCTGGCCGAACACGGCGAATTCGCGCCGGCCCGCAAGACCGTCGCCTACACATTGCCGGGCTTCAAGTCCGGCCACTTCCGGCTGCGCAACGGCACCCGCGCGTTCTGCCTGCTGACCGACGCCAGCCGGGTGCTGGCGCTGCCGCTGCGCGACGGGCGCTGGCTGCTGCTGAGTCCCGAACAGCCGCGGCAACTGCTGCAGGACCTGCAGCGGCTGGCCGCGCGCAGCGCTTAGCCCTACCCTGTGCGGATGCGCCCCGTTCCCGCCCTGCTGCTCAACACCGAATGCATCGAACTGTGGCCGGCCGCGCTGCTGCGCGCGCGCGGCAACGCCGACGCGCGCCTGCTGGCCCAGGCGACGTGGCTGCTGCGCCGCAAGCGCGACGGCCGCTATCTCGCCGTCGCTTCCGCACCCGGCCTGCATGCGCTGGTGCCGCGGCTGATGCACGAACCCGGCATCGACGCGGCGCTGGACCGCCTCGACGCCCTGCCCGCACGCCGCCAGCCGGACGACGATGCGTTGCTGCCGCTGAGCGCCCTGCACGAACGCCTGGCCAGCCTCGGCCTGGACGCCGGGGACTACGCGCGCCGCACCGGCCTGCCGATCCAGGCCGAGCCGGCGACCCTGTGCGCCGCCGGCCGCGACCGCTACCGGCGCCCGCTGTGGCTCAGTGCCGGCGCCGCGCGCGCCTGGCAGGCGCTGCAACGCGCCGCCGCGCGCGAGGGCGTGGTGCTGGAGGCGATCTCCGGCTACCGCAGCCACGACTACCAACTCGGGATCTTCGCGCGCAAGTTCGCGCGCGGGCAGAGCCTGCCGCAGATCCTGCAGGTCAACGCCGCGCCCGGCTACAGCGAGCACCACAGCGGCGACGCGCTGGACATCGGCACGCCCGGCGAGCCGCCGGCCGAGGAGAGCTTCGAACGCACCCCGGCCTTCGCCTGGCTGCGCGCGCATGCCGCCGACTTCGGCTACCGGATGAGCTATCCGCGCGACAACCCGCACGGCATCGTCTACGAGCCCTGGCATTGGCGCTGGCATGCGCAGGCGCAGGCATGAGCGGCCGGTCGCGGTTCGCCCTGCCGTGGCTGGCGCTGTGCCTGGCCCTGCCGTGGCCCGCCTCCGCGCAGTGGCACGACCGCCACGGCAAGCCGCTGCCCGACAGCGCCGAGCGCGCGCACGACAAGCAGTTCGCGGCGACGCTGCAGGTCGCCGACGAAGCGGCGTTCGCCCGCTTCGCGCAGGAGTGGGCCGAGACCGATGCCGGCCACGGCCCGCAGCTGCGCACGACCGCCCGGGTGCGCCGCGGCGAGCCGCTGCGCGTGGTCGTGCTGTATTCGGGCTGCGCGCCCAGCCCCAACAACGGCGGCGCCTGCGACGCGCAGATGCGCCTGCAGATGCTGGGACCGGACGGCCGCGTCGCGCTGCAGGAACCGATGCGGCCGCTGACCACCGGCGGCAAACCGGCCGCCGCGGGCCTGCTGGAACTGGCGCCGCTGTCGCTGCAGCTGCGCTTCGAACCGACGGACGCGCTGGGCGCCTACACCCTGCAGGCCACGCTCAACGACCCCAGCCAGGATGCCTGGGTGCGCGTGCAGACCCAGCTGGACCTGGTCGCGGATTGATGGCCCGCACCTACCGACATCACTGAGAGCGCACCGCTTATGGACGAGCACATCGACACCCGGCGTCGCGCCGCAACCGCCGCCCTGCTCGGCGCGGGCGCGGCATTGGCGCTGCCCGGATGCGGGCGCGATGCCGCCGCCGCGCCGCAGGTCGCCGACATCGCCGGCATCGACCGCACCGCGGTCGCGCGCATCGCGCGGCCGCGCAGCGTGGCCGAGGTCGCCGCGCTGCTGCGCGACAGCCGCGGCGCGGTCTCGATCGGCGGCGCGCGCTACAGCATGGGCGGGCAGATCGGCGCCGCCGGCTCGCTGCACCTGGACCTGCGCGACCTCGTCGGCCTGGTGCGCCTGGACCCGGCCGCGCAGCGCATCCGCGTGCGCAGCGGCATGCGCTGGCGCGACCTGCAGGACCTCATCGACCCGCACGACCTGGCGGTGGCGGTGATGCAGAGCTACAGCAACTTCAGCGTCGGCGGCTCGGTCGCGGTCAATTGCCATGGCCGCTATCTGCATGCCGGGCCGATCGCGCACACGGTGCAGGCCTTGCAGCTGGTCGATGCGCAGGGCCAGGTGCACGAACTCGACCGCGCCCACGATGCCGAACTGTTTGCCGCGGCGATCGGCGGCTACGGCGGGCTCGGCGTGGTCACCGAGGTGGAGCTGTCGCTGGCGCGCAACGACATGCTCGAGCGGCATGCGCAACAGGTGGCGCTGGCGGAGTATCCGGCGTTCTTCGCCGAACGCATCGCCGCCGATCCGCGCGCGGTGCTGC
The Xanthomonas sp. AM6 DNA segment above includes these coding regions:
- the purT gene encoding formate-dependent phosphoribosylglycinamide formyltransferase, which encodes MTTLGTPLSASATRVLLLGSGELGKEVALELQRFGVEVIAADRYADAPAMQVAHRSHVLDMLDAMALRELIAREQPHLIVPEIEAIHTETLVALERDHGQRVIPTARAARLTMDREGIRRLAAETLGLPTSPYRFVDTPEEYRAAIAAVGLPCVVKPVMSSSGKGQSTLRSEADIDAAWEYAQTGGRAGAGRCIVEGFIDFDYEITLLTVRHAGGTSFCDPIGHWQKDGDYRESWQPQPMSALALQRAQDIARAVTDDLGGWGLFGVELFVKGDAVWFSEVSPRPHDTGLVTLVSQELSEFALHARAILGLPIPVIRQSGPSASCALLAHGEGVPLFGNVAAALQAPDTALRLFGKPSVHGHRRVGVTLARGASIDEARQTARDAAAALSIELKV
- a CDS encoding SPFH domain-containing protein; this encodes MKERMLRSLPGIPLLLGVLALAGVALWLFVVGIIKDPATGGPTSLPLALLALLLGAAALLGLCGLYTVQPNQAAVLSLFGKYVGTVKDNGLRWNNPFYSKKKVSQRVRNFESGRLKVNELDGSPIEIAAVIVWQVIDASEAVYNVDDYESFVHIQSESALRAMATSYPYDQHEDSQISLRSHPVEISEQLKRHLDERLTQAGVDVIEARISHLAYAPEIAQAMLQRQQANAVIAARTRIVAGAVGMVEMALAELQKSGVVQLDEERKAHMVSNLLTVLCSDRGAQPIVNAGSLY
- a CDS encoding Arc family DNA binding domain-containing protein, which produces MSEKKAYPLRINADVLTAVQRWADDELRSLNAQIEYVLRDALRKAGRLPKPGEDKEPTP
- a CDS encoding DUF4177 domain-containing protein gives rise to the protein MSTRWNYLTVEVKPTFLGGLNTELIQAELDRHGAQGWELVNVISAAPLLPTLLVFKKAN
- a CDS encoding PH domain-containing protein; the encoded protein is MDRTSRTTPAARDYRVATPGRLPLLGLWLPLLLAAGLVVAAALADAGRVHGAHWIAPALLAATGAFLHAFYLRRGIRLHGRCLLVRSSMFTSRTDIAAIDLARARVVDLAEHGEFAPARKTVAYTLPGFKSGHFRLRNGTRAFCLLTDASRVLALPLRDGRWLLLSPEQPRQLLQDLQRLAARSA
- a CDS encoding D-alanyl-D-alanine carboxypeptidase family protein, which produces MRPVPALLLNTECIELWPAALLRARGNADARLLAQATWLLRRKRDGRYLAVASAPGLHALVPRLMHEPGIDAALDRLDALPARRQPDDDALLPLSALHERLASLGLDAGDYARRTGLPIQAEPATLCAAGRDRYRRPLWLSAGAARAWQALQRAAAREGVVLEAISGYRSHDYQLGIFARKFARGQSLPQILQVNAAPGYSEHHSGDALDIGTPGEPPAEESFERTPAFAWLRAHAADFGYRMSYPRDNPHGIVYEPWHWRWHAQAQA
- a CDS encoding FAD-binding oxidoreductase, encoding MDEHIDTRRRAATAALLGAGAALALPGCGRDAAAAPQVADIAGIDRTAVARIARPRSVAEVAALLRDSRGAVSIGGARYSMGGQIGAAGSLHLDLRDLVGLVRLDPAAQRIRVRSGMRWRDLQDLIDPHDLAVAVMQSYSNFSVGGSVAVNCHGRYLHAGPIAHTVQALQLVDAQGQVHELDRAHDAELFAAAIGGYGGLGVVTEVELSLARNDMLERHAQQVALAEYPAFFAERIAADPRAVLHNADLLPPRFDRPLAVTWSRSDAAPTDARRLVPRGQDYAREQNLIWAASELPLGGALRERYQTRPLLHTPAVMRRNCQASLDARSLEPRTRRMSTYLLQEYFLPLPAFAAFARQMGAILRRHEVNALNVSIRHSPADTVSLLRWAPQPVFSFVLYYKQRSGAAPDRDAAVWTRHLIDAALAHGGRYYLPYRLHATPRQFAAAYPEAEAFARIKRRVDPQRRFRNRLWDKYLPQG